Proteins co-encoded in one Acipenser ruthenus chromosome 3, fAciRut3.2 maternal haplotype, whole genome shotgun sequence genomic window:
- the tmem71 gene encoding transmembrane protein 71 isoform X3: MLPLFSRAATSSPVNKKKVADRTCHSINMSLLSGDCSYECYSVNPLTGSPCMCRRSPRLLSNGYYILTEDSLVFDDEGNITLTPSKTTVTYKENLVRIFRRRRRGRRSLVSLFDMTEPSNSWLNSSMFSNLDSPIAESSWIDGNSEFNSNCSFNDDNSAVPSPSHKPWLSKEHLSTFATECCYSKEQFSQSSEGLLDIPPQSPFLSQKCCSYDTSARHSDLAIIKILFIILSICLCFAAFSRWLLGGLMIALLIFVLLFTSFTVLTKSAFEGYVRSQKTRAEDITSKNE; encoded by the exons ATGTTGCCACTATTTTCAAGAGCAGCCACAA GTTCACCAGTCAACAAGAAAAAAGTAGCAGACCGAACATGCCACAG CATAAACATGTCCCTCTTATCTGGTGACTGCTCTTATGAGTGTTACTCTGTGAACCCCCTGACAGGATCTCCTTGCATGTGTCGTCGGAGTCCTCGGCTCCTGTCTAATGGATACTATATTCTTACTGAAGACAGCTTAGTGTTCGACGATGAGGGCAACATTACCCTGACACCATCCAAAACCACCGTCACTTATAAAGAGAATCTTGTCAG AATTTTCCGGCGCAGGAGGAGGGGGCGCAGATCCTTGGTCAGCTTGTTTGACATGACGGAACCCTCCAATTCCTGGCTGAACAGCAGCATGTTCAGCAATCTTGACTCCCCCATAGCTGAGTCCTCTTGGATTGATGGAAACTCTGAGTTTAATAGCAACTGCAGCTTCAATGATG ATAACAGTGCAGTTCCTTCTCCAAGTCACAAACCGTGGTTATCCAAAGAACACCTCTCAACCTTTGCTACGGAGTGCTGTTACTCAAAGGAACAGTTCAGTCAGTCATCAGAGGGGCTTCTGGATATCCCCCCGCAGTCACCGTTCCTGTCACAGAAATGCTGTTCCTATGACACATCTGCCAGGCATTCGG atttgGCCATTATAAAAATCCTCTTCATTATCTTGTCCATTTGTTTATGCTTCGCTGCAttttcaag GTGGCTTCTGGGGGGACTCATGATTGCATTGTTGATCTTCGTGCTACTTTTCACATCATTCA CAGTCCTTACAAAGTCTGCCTTTGAGGGCTATGTGCGGTCCCAGAAAACAAGAGCAGAG